AACAAGTCATTGTTACAGCTGGGATATCGTTATTTCTTTAAACTGTTATGTTCTCTCCGACAGACTAAGATTACCAAATAATATAGACTAAGCTTCTCAGTTGTCAGCACTGTAGGAGATCATCCTGATTTAGTGAGCTTAATGGCAATGATGGCAGTGTTCACGTTGATTGGCAAGTTGTTAAGGTTAGGTGACCATGAGTGGCTACATTGTGTGTGTCGATTTTGTCCCTCCTCTGCGTGTCCCTGTAACTTGGCGCGGCGTGGCGGTGGCGTGCGGCGTGTAGTTCAGTGGAGGCGTTGCGCAGATTCAGCTCGGGGGACCTGCAATCCGAGTGCGATGAAGGCGAGGTGGACCCCTACACCGGCCGGCCGGCCACCACCAGCCAGCCGAAACCGCAGACTCAAAGGCCGACCTCCCAGGGTAAGCTCTTAACTTACACATCTACAAATAATACCATTTGTGACAAAGTAATTTATTCATAACGTACAATAATGTAGTATCGTTAAGGAAGACTACAACTAATTAACGAAAATCCTTTCACTGTAGATACATTTAtttgagataaaaaatatacttgtaTACTGAGAACTGTTTATTTTAACATAGCCACCGGGGGCAGCATTGGCAGCGCGTCGGGTCCTCCCCCGGCGCCGTCCGCCACCGCGGCGGCTGCGGCGAACAGTGGAGGGGATCTCTCGCTCAACCTGCGGGGAGGATCGCGCGGGACATCCGCACCTTCCTCCCCGGCCAAGTCCCGCGAGTCTCTTCTCCAGCGAGTACAATCTCTCACTGGCGCCGCAAGAGATCAAGGCGCCAATTTATTAGGTAACGTATGTTTACAGCCTTTCCCGAGAGACCCACTTTTACAGTCGACTGCCCCTAAATTTGGGCTTTATCTTCACAAGATATGGCTTGGGAAATGGGGAACAGAATTATAAATGTGTgtcattttttatatgtataaaataatataggtcTGTATATCTACTGATTAAATCAGCCTGTTGCAAATTTAAACACTCGAATTGTAATCATTGCTGctcttttttttaatcgtttttaGGAAGAACTCTATCTGTGATGTAACCACTAAATTACGCTTCTTCCTTTCTATTCTGGCGCTTTTGTCAATATCATTACTGATTATCATATTAATCTTCGAGTGTGTACAAAAACGAGTTGTGCAGCTCAATAAATGGTTTCTTAGGGAGCGTAACGTCTGTGGCGTCTGTCGGCCGCGGGTACAACCGGGACCGATGCGTGACGCTGCTGGTGGTGGATGACCAGAACACCGACTGGTCTAAGTACTTCAGGGGTCGCCGTCTACCTGGCGAGTGGGACATCCGCGTCGAACAAGCTGAATTTAGGGTGAGTACCATTTCTATCAGTGGATTAAACTAGAGTTTATTATGACTTCCATAAAATTccataaatgttattttttttaaacgttgccccacattatttctcctgtgtcgtgggtgcgtttacaaacatacaatttcacatgcacatgacacccagacccgaaaaaacaatctgtggatcacacaaagagttgttccgtgcgggaatcgaacccgcgacacgttgcacggcagacagttgcccagccaccgcgccaaccgggCAGTCAAATATTTATGAGCATGTTTgcagttacatttaaaattcgaGACTATAACACTCTAAAAATCGTGATAGTAACTGGCCATACATAACGTGCTGATCAATTATGTAGCCTCTTCACAAAATAGGTGTTGTAGAACAAACTTTTGCAATATTCAGGCACACTGCCCAGCGCCCGTGTCAACGTCACGTGTGTTACCCtcaacttattaattattaccaACATTTAACCTTCCCCTACAGCGGCCCTGAAATCTTTTTATAACATCTTTATGAGATGCTCATGATATGGGACCTTGTTTTAACAGATCCTGTTGCAAAATAATGGCGCGTTGTTGTtgaaaataggtacttacttaatattatgacCTCATTATGACGTCTATGAATAGGTTTACTTTGCCTAAATAATTTGCTTGATTTTATAACAACTTTGTAAAACACGTTTTTGCGAAAATTGTACCCAGTCATGAGTCATTATATCTAATACTTCATTCTTTTTTCTTCAATAGTAAGCGTTAACTTATGTTAAAGCAATTTAAAACatccaatttcattaaaaaaatcttccttTATTTAAAAAGGTCTCACTACGTAATTCAGTAATTCCTAAAGGGCAAAGAGTATCAAAGTTGGGAGCTTAAGTTAGAAGGGATAATCAAATCGACCCGTTTGCGTTCCTTTATTAGGAGCTGCGAGGAATTTGTTATATAACTTTAATCATTTATTCGGTACAGGAATTGACTGTGACAGCCAATTCCGACGGAGCCAACGTATCTATGGCGGTTTACCGCAGCGGAACCAAAGTAACCAGATGCTTCAAGTAAGTAATTCAGTCATTAACGTATTTAACTAATATTCCTCGCTACATTTTCTCCaagaacagtacccttagtatgagtttgagagtacgttcggcgctctgattggttggtttagtcaagccggccaatcagagcgccgaacgcgctctcgtttctattactttaaacgtacagcaaactcatattaagggtacagAACGAGTCTGTCTCGCCGCCAACTTACTTAATTAAGAAACACTCATTTAAAATTCCAACACAAATAAGTATTACTCAGGGAATTTGTAAGAGAAACggtaatataattaaagttcTAATGGAGATTTAATAATGAGATTTATAATCTCGCGTAACAATCTAATTACTTAGTCAGTAAGTTGAACGATGAGATAATCTAAATGGAAAACAAACATATGAACACGTTCTATTTATAGATGAACCGTTTTGATGACTCAAGCGGGGTATGAAATGATAAATGTATATATGGAAGTTTGTAACAACTTTTGTTTGCGTTGTCTTTTCTGATTGAAGTGTGGGCGctgtacaatttacataataatagagAGCCAATAACTAAGTTTGTTCAAACTTGTGTAAACTACTTCCTCTCATGGTCGGtgcttagaaaaatatttgtatactgCCGTCACAGGATGACTACCATCGGCAAAGTTTATTTGAATGTATTCggtaattcaaagtcaaaaaattcgaagaattattaatattgaaatagctGGTCTGTCAAGAATTATTTCCTTTCATTACGgactgttttcttttaattctgtgtaaatgaaatatttttttgacatttataTCTTCTTTGTACCTTTTAACATTTAACCTTTTGAGacttaattgaatttttttagTTGTACCGACTTGATTAAGTTATTGTTAATTACTTTATCTGCCGCactgagagacatttaataattacttaaactattccttagtaacgattttgtatcaaaaaccaTCGCTGAGGAttgtgttaagtaaccattaaatgactatgaGTACAGCGGTATATCTATTTTACACTTGTACTAGGCCTGAGTTCGTGCTGGTGAGGCAGAATGTTCGAGATGCTGGGGCCGACCACCGAGCCTTGCTCCTCGGTCTCAAGTTCGGCGGCGTACCTTCCATCAACAGCCTAAACTCAATCTACCACTTCCAGGTACTTTAATAACTTTCAGCTTTGTACACTAcacttacttactttatttagatttagactttatttttatacaaacaaagttCATAATAAAAGAGTCTATAGAAGTAATTCGGCAGATTAGAGTAGAGTATACACTGGTATGTACCAGAATTTTTAAGCAAAATTAAATTAGGTGGGTAATAATCCACGTTCTGTTTGTTTAGGACCGTCCCTGGGTATTCGGTCATCTCCTGCAGTTACAGCGGCGTCTCGGCAGAGAGAACTTCCCGCTCATCGAGCAGACCTACTACCACAACCACACCGATATGGTAAGTACCTGACTATACTATGTATCGTTGTATTTGTTTACTGTGTCTGTAGCAAACATGACGTAGGAGCACCAGGTCACAGCGGTGCAACTTtgccattaaaattttacaagGCGCAGTATAAGTTGGGTAATTCAAAGACAACAGAAACtttaaatttctttattttaacctatttatcactataattagttaatttacaatcattaacttaaaaataaataatacaaaaataacgttACAACTATATTTGTCTCGAAAGACAAACAACAATTTAGAAGCGTCCAAAAGAAAAATCACAAATTAACAATTTTCGAAGACTTGCAACCAATAAATTCGTCACATTGCCAATAAAGCTAATTTAACTTCATAGTTCATACACACAACATTCAACTAAATAACTTAACGTCGAAAAATGAAtctaatgttattaaaaataatgtttggttTAGTATTAACAGCTGCTCTGTTGCGTACGATTAGTAATGGGTGTGaatgattttgtaatttttcacGAGGACGACGTAGTGAGTTGTTCAAAAGGTACATTTTAGAGTGAACTTGTGCATCGTAGTGGTGAATCAAGTCATAGTGCCATTGTGGCGCGTCGCTTGGAGGCACCTCGTGAGAGCGGGAGCCCTGCAACATAAACACACACGTGTTGAGTGACAATTAGCAGCACACGTAGCACCACCGATACTGACTGTACTGCAGGCGAACATCAAACGCGCGCCTGTTTACGACTGTAACGCGTTCCCCATATTACAAACGCACATTGACAACGTAggtgtttatttgattttaatactgTTTGAAATGTGAAACCTTCTGCTTTATATTAAGGAGTTCTTGAGTATGTATAAAATAGCTCTGAATGGGATCATAAAATTGTTCATTGTGTGAGTAATCCGGCTTGGCACACGGAGTGCGAATTAGTAGTATGCGTCAAGGTTGCTTATGAAATTTATTGTTTACGATTCGTTTAATGCAGTAATTAGAGAGTTTTAGGTACCATgggttataattttgttattgtttccttgtctaacttaggtacctactgttaCTTACAGGAAAATCTGCCACACTTTTCtatatttacaattattattgcCACAATGACTACATTAGCGTTCGTAGAAGAATAAAATAGCTGAATTGTGGCATAAAACAGTACCTATTCCAAGCTCATTACTTTTCTAACCTCAGTTTTATTGACACATAAATCAGAAATATACAATAACGTCATAAATAGCTACATAAAAAGTGAATATATTTACCTAGTCCAGCGACACAGGCGCTCGCGGTCGTGTAGACAGATGCCGTGTCGCTCGTAGCACTCGTTGTAGCCTGTCGTGCAGGCGTTCGGCGACTTGGACCGCCGTCGATTCATGTGGACCTGTCATGATTACCATATTAATTACCTTCTAGTAACAAACCTATGTACTATACTACATAATTCCGTCGGCTATGAAAGAAGAAAGGTTTGCTACGCTACATCGTAGCTTTTCGTAGCGTAAATAtctaacttacaaataaatcaaatttcGTATTTTTGCCCGGATCAACCGCTATCTGATCGGTCTAATCCTTAATAAAGGatattgaattttgtaaatCGGTTTTACATAAGTAATCTTTGCTAGTCGGCATTTACAAGCAGTACGCATAGTTTGGTCGGCGTACCCGTTGAATATCAATAAGCTGTGACTTGGAAGCTGTAATGTATGCTTCACTCGGAAAAATATTCGTCTTACATGAGTGATACGATTCGGAAAACGAGAGAAGAAAATAAGGAAATTGGTTCGTATATCGAGAAGCGAATAGTTCTACATACATTTACTTTGGTTGCTGCTATTTATGTATATATGGTAACCGACTGCAAACTACTTGTTTACCGTTGCCACtagttttaaatttcaaataacttttatacTACGGTTTACAAGCTAAGCCAACTGAAATTGTAAGGTATCTTATACCAAACTTATTGCATGTTTCGCGTTATCTTTGGAATTAAATGCATACTTTGTATGTATTCCTCGCTTGGTGTAGGAAAGTTTCAAACTTATGCAGCTGTTTGGTTGCAACTTACAAAATTCGATGTTTCACAATCTACCAGGTACGAGTACGATAAGTCGATAACTTACTTTGCAAGTACAACCCTGCTTGTAGAGTAGACGGAATCCTTTTCTTTGGCGTGGAGTGACATCACGCCATTTGCTGACGAAACCACATAAATGCACGTGAGCTTCCAAGTGTACTACTCGACCTGGAACATGGAAAGAGAGAATTATAATACATTTGTCACTTTGTTGAGGTGCACTAATAACCCGTCAAAGTCGTTACATCATAAATCTTCCACGTAGACGActcgtaacaaaataataaatgagttTTCTTTATTCTACGTAGAAAGAACATCGTAACTCAAAGTTTACACGAACGTCCctattttacatttcttttatgGCAAATCCTTTTATGCCTTCCTATTCCACCCACCACGTCCATTCGGAATCAGAACAATttttcaatgaataaattattcgGACAAATTGGACGACTGCAAAGATAGATGCCTGGCTCAATGACAGaaagaaattaaaacttttggaatgaattcaaataaaaaaatcctttgaaTTTTGTTGTTTAACGTCATATCCCCAGTACATGTTAACATACTTGTCGACGCAATTGCTTAGTTGCAGGACATGATGTTTATATCTCAGCCATACTAAGCAATGTTTATTGTGTTACAAAGTCAAATTCTAATGAGCCAAGCAAGTCTTAGGCATCGAACCTAATGTTTGCGTTGATGTGGTTGGGTCTAAGCGATTAATGTCAGCTTAAAATTCCTCAAAGCAGTTGGTCATAACATGCACTTGGAATTATATTTGTTCGACTTGTATTAGGATATTGTGTGCCGTGCGCAATAAATTATCTGAATGTTTCCTGGTTGGCGAGCTTGGCTCCGTCCCGAGCACTGTCAACATTTTACGTTGGAGCAATATCGATCCTGCGGGGCTTACTACAGGTAAGCCGGCAGCGGGAACGGTGTTTATCCCTTAAATTGACTCGAACATTCGTAATATTCGCGGCGACATCCTATTACATGTGTAGTAGAGAGGATATTCACCTGTAATAACATAGGTCTCCCTCGGCTGCAGACTCACGCCACACAAAGAGTCCTGAGACGGTGTTAATAGGCGGCCGGATTGTAGAGCCACCTTCGCTTTTGGCGTCGCCTGCAATACAATTACATTATCTTTAGCTTGCCAAGTAAATAGAACAAGTTTTCTAAACTTTCATTTAGAACAAACACGTTAGTCCAGAATGAAGCTATTGTATTCAAATAAGTATTGTAATTCAGACGTGTGTAAAAGTACTTATGTCGTTATTACGTccaatgtaaatatttcagtACTTACTTTGTAAGTGTTTCGAATCTTCAATTTGTATGCGTCGTAAAAATCTTTGCCGCGAAATGTCTTTTGTACTCGACCAACGATCACTGAAAAAATCGATGAACCCAATTAATTCAGAAGCAAACGTTACAAAGGTTACCTAATATCTAACCGAAATTGTGTATAAATttagtcaaaattaattaagttttccAATATTCGCCAAGTCTTTGAAATATGTTATTTGATCGTACGTAGATTAATTATTCACAGAATAGCGATTTAGGgtagtatttaattaatgtaacttACCGAAATCGCTGTTACAAAAGTGTGTCTGTGGGTGTGCGGGCGGGCACGTGCAGGCGTCGGCGAGCCGACAGCACGCCACCACCAGCGCCAGCGCCAACCACCTCGTCAGCATGCTATATCTGATGCTCTGCAACAAAACAACACTGTTGTAGGCGGATTCATCATTACTGCAAAACAATCTTCGCATTCTAAGAATTTCATTGTTTTGTAGCACTCAttgatcaaataaattaaatgataaatgctATCAGATCGACAGTAACAACACAATACGACAGTTCCTGATTCCTACCGCTGATGTATATGTTGTTCTGCCATAATAACTAACGATCCGTTTCGAATTCCACAAAGTTTGGCGCGCGTACATTCGTACATGCATGTTGAGCAACCATCGCACCACACTCGTAAAACAACATGTAAAGAACTCTCGCGAACTTTAATGcggataatttaatttttatttggtaaGTTGCCCGCAatgttattatacaatttacgGATTTCCTTTCTTCTCAAAAATTTATATGTACATTATAagatcttttatttttgtccCGGATTATCGTGGCGCGCAACGTTTATTAATGAAACACATGCAACTGCGCGATGCACATTGGTTCGGAATTTAAAAAGTCGCAACAAATAACCTTAAATTGCAAATACCCATCATAATAAATGCTCATTCAATGTGTTCTAGATACATAGCTGAAATGCTTTTACCAATTACGTCTGTTCCACTTATATTACCTCAGAACTACTTCAGTACATTATCTACAATGAAACCTGAGCCTACTAATTTATTACAGCAAAGGTTCGAAGTCCAAGCAATAGAATTGCAATAAAGCATCTTGTGACATGTCATTACATTCTATTGATCGATattccaataaattaaatagaaagcTGTTTATGAAGGCATCCAATCTAATCTTATAAGTGATATAAGACTTCacactttaaattaattacgtttGCTAAGGAACCCATCAATTTGTATcgcgggcgaggcgagagcatGTTACGGATAATTTATTAGCTTAACCACCTCTGGGCTACTGCGCGATGATGTTCGAGTACTGTGACCTACATCGCGACCGAGTCTTGTTTTTGTTCCATTCATACTTTGTTGTTCTATAACACGGCGATAAACTTTTATTACCGCACCTCTATTTTTTGCATTGACGAGAATAAACCTCTGAGCCGCCATGTCATAACCTCGTGTTCATTGTTACTTTGTACGGGGATTGTTAAAGCTTATCCGACGCTGAGTGACTAGAGCGACGTGTCTACAGCCACGGATATTGTTACACGAGAACTTCTTTTATAATTGTTGACGTTAATCCGTTTTGGTCACATTAACTCACGCCCTGTGATTCTTTTGTAAGAGGATTACACtagttttacatttaaactCGATGGTTCCTCATGAGGCGTATcatattcttatttaaaaaatctaatgaaTATTGGAGAACgatttctaaataatatttttaaagtttccGCAGGATGGCAATGTCGGGTGTTAATATTTTCTGTCATGAGAGATATGCAAAACTGGTTTGGtcaaattaaacttttacttttatttgtacCGTGCTCTAAAAATGATTCAAGCTGCCGCATACAAAGTATCTTGTCTACCAAAACAGACATATTCTTGCttagttgttatttatttgagaTTATTATGAATATGCCTTATAGTTAATGTGTTATTAGGCTTAGTCGGGAACAATAAGCCCTCTGTTACAAGCGTCGCGTGGGAGTTTAACTCGTCGTCTTAGTACGGAAGTGCGCCAGAGTTGATTGCCTTTTCATCACGCGATCTAACCTTTACTTCCACCTCaacgaaaaaataattacaagctTTTCggctataaaacaataaaattaaaacacaaattaaactATAGCCATCAATTAACTATAAATGGTCAATAAAAATGACTGATTTAATTTATAGGAGACAGAAGATTGGTTTAAACGCTACAAGCAATAAAAAAGCTTGGAACCATGTGATTATGTTGTAAATTTATAGCTCTGAGCTAACAATCTGTGgtgattattttaatgcaaatcaAACTTTCTTATTTGTTCTTTGAATTACTTGGAATACGATTAGATTTCTACTGAAAATAAGATCCATCCCATACTAACAATGAGGATAAAAAAGCGccaataatttaaatggaataagttaaattaattgaaatattcttagaaatgattaatgtaatttaaatcaCCTTAGTTGATATTCAATTAATCATTAGCGATTCTACGACaggtactataatataatacttgTTCAGAATATTAACGACTGGATTTTCTCAATATATGTATTTTCCTGCGCAGACTGTACCTGTCAATCAATGCGCTCATTAAAATCAGATGCACGGTCACTTAATCCCGAATTTATTAGGCATTTACGATCTAATATGAATTTAATGGAATGTAACTGATTAATTTAAGATTCATTTAAATTTGTTTCATGTGTTAAATCGTCTAGTGTAATCTACTCACATAGATGCGAGATGCACGTCACATGAGTCACTGCGCTCCGGTCGGCAGAAGCCTTACGATTGCGTTTTTATTCAGTGCTCATACCTTTTGTACCCTTACGATGAGTGCAGTATAATCCCGCTCTGTATACAGATTTCGGATACAAATCACAATGCGGAAATTTTATGGGTGCATTCCCATAGTCGCACCCGTGGTTCCGAGTGCGCACGCCGCTGCAACAATACCTCGTTTGTCAGGGTTCGTCGGGAAACCTGAGGTGAATGTTGACATTATGTGTTTATACTTGTTTACCGGCATCTAACATAAAGCGCTGAGCACGTTTGTAAagcagaaataaaattatattggttCCCATCGTAATAGCTTCGATTGTATTACCGAACAATTGAACACCCTGTTCAATCATTTTTTTGCTTCGCTGACAGAACAATATAAACCACTTTAATATGTCGGACATTGTTTATAAATCattatcaatttatttgattatgtattataaaaaccaTTTCCTACAAGATGAAAATGTTTCCGAGAATGCATATCTTGCGGCAACGTTTAAATACAGGTATTTATCACATATCGCAGCTGTTTATTGCATAGTAAAATGTCTGTTTTCTAATGTTGCTACGCGTATAATGTTTATGTCCATTGCTTTGTTAAGGCTTGGGTAACAAACGATTGACCCTATCCATTCTTTGCATGGATATAAACACTCGAACAATGGCCCACCTCGTAATATTCGTCGTGTTGCCAAAAGATTTTCAAAGATGCCTTATAATGTGCgacctacataaatattgttaggTTGCATTGCTCATATATCATAATTCAGAACAACTATCAACACGTTTTTGTGGCGTTTTTTACTCGACTACCAGTAACTGGCATAAAAACTTGACTGACAGGTGTTTTTATCGATAGGTAGCTAATGTTACGGTAACTACAGCTATCTGTTGAAATAAATTGGAACACGTCCCTTCACGGAACCGGAGAGTGACTAAGTGGATAGCGCATGGATACAATACATTCCATTGTTTCCCTACAAACAGAAAAGATAAATCATCGTAACTTATATCGGTTGGGGAAAGAGTTTGTCTGTTATCAGTATTTCTTCGTATCCAGGTTTTTCCAAATAGTGACAAGTTTGAGTCTCTTTTATACTTTACGGTAGGGAAACTTACTCCCTAATAGCTTGGgacaaatttaaataatgtgaCAGACGAAATGTCGGTACACTTATACCCTTCGCTTACCTAACGAAGAAAAACAGCAGGTACATAGACATTATACTCAggtacttatatgtatgtataatttgttTCTATAGAAAATTGTTGGTTAGCATCAACACATTTAAAATTCAACGGGAAAACTACAGTACGTGTATTATGTCTTTAATATTCATATGAAACAAGTACCTATGTACTGAAAGTTATTCAAcaggtacctattataatattatattcacatatttacctgttatattgtttattaaggTGTATGAGTGAGTTACTAACATTCTGCGGTTTTTGGTCAAGGCGTGATCTGAATTG
This Spodoptera frugiperda isolate SF20-4 chromosome 20, AGI-APGP_CSIRO_Sfru_2.0, whole genome shotgun sequence DNA region includes the following protein-coding sequences:
- the LOC118280679 gene encoding tissue inhibitor of metalloproteinase isoform X2: MSVSYGESITSIRYSMLTRWLALALVVACCRLADACTCPPAHPQTHFCNSDFVIVGRVQKTFRGKDFYDAYKLKIRNTYKATPKAKVALQSGRLLTPSQDSLCGVSLQPRETYVITGRVVHLEAHVHLCGFVSKWRDVTPRQRKGFRLLYKQGCTCKVHMNRRRSKSPNACTTGYNECYERHGICLHDRERLCRWTRAPALTRCLQATRHNGTMT
- the LOC118280679 gene encoding tissue inhibitor of metalloproteinase isoform X1 — protein: MCEVGACVCAAGAGNIDGCRKSTSPLYSIRYSMLTRWLALALVVACCRLADACTCPPAHPQTHFCNSDFVIVGRVQKTFRGKDFYDAYKLKIRNTYKATPKAKVALQSGRLLTPSQDSLCGVSLQPRETYVITGRVVHLEAHVHLCGFVSKWRDVTPRQRKGFRLLYKQGCTCKVHMNRRRSKSPNACTTGYNECYERHGICLHDRERLCRWTRAPALTRCLQATRHNGTMT
- the LOC118280679 gene encoding tissue inhibitor of metalloproteinase isoform X3, which encodes MLTRWLALALVVACCRLADACTCPPAHPQTHFCNSDFVIVGRVQKTFRGKDFYDAYKLKIRNTYKATPKAKVALQSGRLLTPSQDSLCGVSLQPRETYVITGRVVHLEAHVHLCGFVSKWRDVTPRQRKGFRLLYKQGCTCKVHMNRRRSKSPNACTTGYNECYERHGICLHDRERLCRWTRAPALTRCLQATRHNGTMT